A stretch of Geitlerinema sp. PCC 9228 DNA encodes these proteins:
- the cysK gene encoding cysteine synthase A codes for MQIYNDITEIIGRTPLVRLNKLPQQYDCVAEIVLKLESFNPAKSVKDRIAISMVAEAERSGLIEPGKSTIVESTSGNTGIGLAMVCAAKGYRTILTMPENMSRERMQLLQAYGAEIDTTPAKLDMAGAIARANELLATIPNSFSPQQFSNPANPKIHYTTTGVELWQDTDGELDAVVLGVGTGGTLTGAGRYLKQKKNDLQLIAVEPTLSPVLSGGCSQVHNLQGIGAGFVPDVLRVDLIDEIVTVSEEQAYKIGRELAKEEGILSGISTGAAVYAALQLGQKAKWRGKRLVVIQPSGGERYLSTPLFAETSENTEVPVS; via the coding sequence ATGCAAATTTACAACGATATTACTGAAATTATCGGGCGTACGCCGTTGGTGCGGTTGAACAAATTGCCCCAACAGTACGATTGCGTGGCGGAAATTGTGTTGAAGCTGGAAAGTTTCAATCCGGCGAAGTCGGTGAAAGACCGCATTGCTATTAGTATGGTGGCGGAAGCGGAACGCAGTGGGTTGATCGAACCGGGCAAATCTACGATTGTTGAGTCTACTTCCGGCAATACGGGGATTGGTTTGGCAATGGTTTGTGCGGCGAAGGGATATCGCACGATTTTGACGATGCCGGAGAATATGAGTCGGGAACGTATGCAGCTGTTGCAAGCTTATGGGGCGGAAATTGACACGACGCCGGCGAAGTTGGATATGGCAGGTGCGATCGCGCGTGCTAACGAACTGTTGGCAACAATTCCCAATTCGTTTTCTCCCCAACAGTTTAGCAATCCCGCCAATCCCAAAATTCACTATACCACAACGGGGGTGGAACTTTGGCAGGATACCGATGGTGAGTTGGATGCTGTGGTGTTGGGAGTGGGTACTGGCGGTACGCTTACGGGGGCAGGACGTTATTTGAAACAGAAAAAAAACGATTTGCAGTTGATTGCGGTGGAACCAACGTTGAGTCCGGTTTTGAGTGGCGGTTGTTCCCAAGTCCACAATTTACAGGGGATTGGTGCTGGGTTCGTTCCCGATGTTTTGCGGGTGGATTTGATTGATGAAATTGTTACCGTTAGCGAGGAACAAGCTTATAAAATAGGGCGAGAACTGGCGAAAGAGGAAGGAATTCTGAGTGGCATTTCTACGGGGGCAGCCGTCTATGCGGCTTTGCAATTAGGACAGAAGGCTAAATGGAGGGGAAAACGGCTAGTAGTTATTCAACCCAGTGGCGGGGAACGGTATTTGAGTACCCCCTTGTTTGCGGAAACCAGCGAAAATACAGAAGTGCCGGTTTCTTAG
- a CDS encoding RNA 2'-phosphotransferase, translated as MDAKRRKKVSKYLSKILRHDPHRIGLELDPGGWVNLETLLSTFREYGVEMAAEEIVDVIQKSDKPRFALEPIDKEESGDPVANPSLFRIRAAYGHSFSVDLERKPEAPPSVLYHGTAAQFVGSIQQEGLQSMGRQFVHLYEYPEGAWAVGRRKGRSRLFSVNAAAMYADGYAFYHVGEGIWLTRTVPPGYLQLQSI; from the coding sequence ATGGATGCCAAACGAAGAAAAAAGGTCAGCAAATATCTTTCCAAAATTCTGCGGCACGATCCCCATCGGATTGGTTTGGAATTGGATCCGGGGGGTTGGGTGAATTTGGAAACCCTGCTATCGACTTTTCGCGAATATGGGGTGGAGATGGCTGCCGAAGAGATTGTTGATGTGATTCAAAAGTCGGATAAACCTCGGTTTGCGTTAGAACCCATAGATAAAGAAGAAAGTGGCGATCCAGTAGCCAATCCTTCGCTGTTTCGCATTCGTGCGGCATACGGACATTCGTTTTCTGTGGATTTGGAACGTAAGCCGGAAGCACCGCCGTCGGTTCTCTATCACGGTACGGCAGCACAATTTGTTGGGTCGATTCAACAGGAAGGGTTACAATCGATGGGGCGGCAGTTCGTTCATCTTTACGAATATCCGGAAGGTGCTTGGGCTGTGGGCAGACGTAAGGGGCGATCGCGACTTTTTTCTGTTAATGCTGCGGCGATGTATGCTGATGGGTATGCTTTTTATCACGTAGGCGAGGGAATTTGGCTGACTCGTACGGTGCCGCCTGGATATTTGCAACTTCAATCCATATAA
- a CDS encoding DUF4168 domain-containing protein — protein sequence MLGKSILLGSAASILVLGNPVSTVAQQSAPQQQSPQQTQQTVSVGDEELRNFVSAFQTIQSIRKQSINQMRQEIKDRGLSLDRYRQFLQQRQGNGNGDSNMNLSQEEKQKFQQATNRIRQIEQETQSKIQQAVREEGLEPNRFQEIQNAIRQDRQLRQRAVQMLRETQQQPNSNSNNSNSN from the coding sequence ATGCTAGGCAAATCAATTCTATTGGGCAGTGCTGCTTCTATTTTGGTGCTAGGAAACCCAGTTTCTACTGTCGCCCAACAAAGTGCCCCCCAACAACAATCTCCCCAACAAACGCAACAAACCGTCTCGGTGGGAGATGAGGAACTGCGCAACTTTGTGAGTGCTTTCCAAACCATTCAATCCATTCGCAAACAATCTATCAATCAAATGCGGCAAGAAATTAAAGACCGAGGGCTGAGTTTGGATCGATACAGACAGTTCTTGCAACAGCGGCAAGGAAATGGCAATGGCGATAGCAACATGAATCTCAGCCAAGAGGAAAAACAGAAGTTCCAGCAAGCCACCAATCGCATCCGCCAAATCGAGCAGGAAACGCAAAGCAAAATCCAGCAAGCCGTTCGCGAGGAAGGCTTGGAACCTAACCGGTTTCAAGAAATTCAAAATGCTATCCGCCAAGATCGGCAATTGCGGCAAAGAGCGGTGCAAATGCTCAGAGAAACCCAGCAACAGCCCAATTCTAATTCCAACAATTCTAATTCCAATTAG
- the pbpC gene encoding penicillin-binding protein 1C — protein MRGIGRKIKSMGQWLFSPRRRWMKLLLAALLLLLLGRSLPYLAPIHASDLVPQQQAISFRASHGLPLGTLLTRNQEHTAVVPLEQISPYFQQAILAAEDQRFYQHSGVDTLAIGRALLEAYHTGKIVSGASTITMQLARMVEPAPRTLPTKIQEAWRSWRIEAGSSKDEIFHAYLNRLPMGGNLYGVEAAARTYFGVPAADLSLAQATMLAAIPNAPNRFNPYYGLWELQQRQEYILNRMAAEGYISRDRAQKAMQTSPQLLSPEKGIVAAPHFLFWLSQRLPDSASQVRTTLDLPLQKFVQNQVEQVVKRLASRNVRHGAALVIDNHTGEIRAYVGSPGYFADRRGSNDGVQALRQPGSTLKPFLYELALHNGTIRPNTILADVPTHYPIPGAKVYSPVDYSKKFHGPVRVRAALANSLNVPAVRVLEDMGVESFLQRLRQLGFEHLDQSAEHYGLGLALGSGEVSLWELARAYTRMATQGKIQSLVVKPGKTQAAASSVAEKERRYWRLIADMLSDRHARATAFGVESVLNLPFPAAVKTGTSSDYRDTWTVGFTSDYTVATWVGNFNGDRMDGVSGVQGAAPLWQRIMLHLHENQEPEPFPKPQKMQEYPICAVTGLKPTSECQNVVLEYLAPQDMDEYRQAPNNLQLPPEYNNWLAQQKQTRFADALQIVFPQENDYFLVDAENPSRLKFELAGVPDGEVNWWLLGEGEKTLLSTTESQDSLFWSMRPGNWVLQVKSKEEEKSSQVRFQVQTAASQPQKRGFSVAGEAN, from the coding sequence ATGCGTGGAATTGGGCGTAAAATCAAATCCATGGGGCAGTGGTTGTTCTCTCCCCGTCGCCGCTGGATGAAGCTCTTGCTGGCTGCACTTTTGTTGCTGTTGTTGGGGCGATCGCTTCCCTACTTGGCACCGATACACGCCAGCGATTTGGTTCCCCAGCAGCAAGCCATTTCCTTTCGCGCGAGCCACGGATTGCCCTTGGGAACCTTGCTAACCAGAAACCAAGAACACACCGCCGTCGTTCCCCTAGAACAAATTTCACCGTATTTCCAACAAGCCATCCTCGCCGCCGAAGACCAACGCTTTTACCAACACAGCGGCGTGGATACGCTTGCCATTGGAAGAGCCTTGCTAGAAGCCTATCATACCGGCAAAATCGTCAGCGGTGCTTCCACCATCACCATGCAACTGGCACGGATGGTAGAACCCGCACCCCGCACCCTTCCCACCAAAATCCAAGAAGCCTGGCGTTCCTGGCGCATCGAAGCCGGCAGCAGCAAAGACGAAATTTTTCATGCCTACCTCAACCGTCTTCCCATGGGAGGCAATCTCTATGGCGTAGAAGCCGCCGCACGGACCTATTTTGGCGTACCAGCCGCCGATTTAAGCCTAGCACAAGCCACCATGCTAGCCGCCATTCCCAACGCACCCAATCGCTTCAATCCCTACTACGGTTTGTGGGAACTGCAACAACGACAGGAATACATTCTCAACCGCATGGCAGCAGAGGGATATATTTCCCGCGATCGCGCGCAAAAAGCCATGCAAACATCGCCGCAACTGCTATCTCCCGAAAAAGGCATTGTCGCCGCACCGCATTTTCTATTTTGGCTCTCGCAACGCCTACCCGATAGCGCCTCTCAAGTGCGCACCACCCTGGATTTGCCCTTACAAAAATTTGTCCAAAACCAAGTAGAGCAAGTAGTCAAACGATTAGCCTCCCGCAACGTTCGCCATGGCGCCGCATTGGTTATCGACAACCATACCGGGGAAATACGTGCTTATGTGGGTTCTCCCGGATATTTCGCCGATCGCCGGGGAAGCAACGACGGCGTGCAAGCCTTGCGCCAACCCGGTTCCACGTTAAAACCGTTTTTGTACGAACTGGCACTGCACAACGGCACCATTCGACCCAATACCATTTTGGCAGATGTGCCCACCCACTACCCGATTCCCGGTGCCAAAGTGTACAGTCCCGTGGATTATAGCAAGAAATTCCACGGACCGGTGCGGGTGCGCGCGGCACTGGCAAATTCCCTCAACGTACCGGCGGTGCGGGTTTTGGAAGATATGGGTGTGGAAAGTTTTTTGCAACGCTTGCGGCAGTTGGGATTCGAGCATTTAGACCAATCTGCCGAACATTACGGTTTGGGTTTGGCTTTGGGAAGCGGGGAGGTTTCCTTGTGGGAGTTGGCAAGAGCCTATACCAGAATGGCAACCCAAGGCAAGATTCAATCGTTGGTTGTCAAACCTGGCAAAACCCAAGCGGCGGCTAGTTCGGTTGCGGAGAAAGAACGCCGCTACTGGCGCTTGATTGCCGATATGTTAAGCGATCGCCATGCCCGGGCTACAGCTTTTGGGGTAGAATCCGTATTGAATCTACCATTTCCCGCAGCAGTGAAAACTGGTACTTCCTCGGATTATCGCGATACGTGGACGGTTGGTTTTACCAGTGATTATACGGTAGCCACTTGGGTGGGAAATTTCAACGGCGATCGCATGGATGGGGTTTCCGGGGTTCAAGGAGCGGCACCTTTGTGGCAGCGGATTATGCTCCATTTGCATGAAAACCAAGAGCCAGAGCCTTTCCCCAAACCCCAGAAAATGCAGGAATATCCCATCTGTGCCGTTACAGGATTGAAACCCACCTCTGAGTGTCAGAACGTGGTGTTGGAATATTTAGCACCGCAAGACATGGATGAATATCGCCAAGCGCCAAACAATCTGCAGCTACCGCCGGAATACAACAATTGGCTGGCGCAGCAAAAGCAAACTCGCTTTGCCGATGCTTTGCAGATTGTCTTTCCCCAGGAAAACGATTATTTTTTGGTGGATGCGGAAAATCCTTCCCGTTTGAAATTTGAACTGGCTGGGGTGCCAGATGGGGAAGTGAACTGGTGGTTGCTGGGTGAAGGTGAAAAAACCCTGCTGTCTACCACCGAATCTCAGGATTCTTTGTTTTGGTCGATGCGACCGGGAAATTGGGTTTTGCAGGTAAAATCAAAAGAAGAAGAGAAAAGCAGCCAGGTGCGCTTTCAAGTGCAAACAGCGGCGTCTCAACCGCAAAAACGGGGTTTTTCCGTAGCTGGCGAAGCCAACTAG